The DNA segment TCCTTCTCTTCCTCGTATATCTGGCCATGGACAAGAAGGGTGTAAGCGCCGGGGAGGATAGCGAGGAACAGGTCGGCATGATGAAGATCCTGAAGGAAGTCCGGAACTTCGGGCCATCGTTCTGGCTGGTGAGTCTTCTGTGCGTGACCTTTTATTCGGCGATGTTTCCCTTCCTTTCACACGCTCCACGCCTCCTTCAGAAGCAGTTCTCGATGAGCGCGACGCAGGCCGGATGGTATACTGCCATGGCTTCAGGGAGTACGATGATCTTTACGCCGATCTTCGGTTTTCTTGTAGACAAGTTCGGCAAGCGGGGGACACTGATGATGCTTGGATCGCTTCTGCTTTTCCCCGCCCATCTTCTTCTGGGATTGACAAATATACATCCTGCCGTACCTTTTATCATCCTGGGCATTTCCTTTTCTCTCGTTCCTGCTGCCCTCTGGCCGGCTGTTCCTATCCTGGTCAAAGAGAATTACCTGGGGACCGCGTACGGTATGATCGGGTGGATCCAGAACGCGGGGCTGACGCTTTTCCCGTGGCTTGCCGGGATCGTGGTCGACAGGAACGGGTATTTTCCTATGCAAATCATGTTTGCCTCTCTGGGTTTTGTAGGCCTGATATCTGCTTTTATACTTCTAAAAACCGACAAGAGGCTTGGTACCGGGTTGCAGCTTCCGAGCAGGGAGGCACAGGCCTAGATCGTTTATACAGATTTTCAGAAAAAGAGGCCCGGGAATTTATTCCCGGGCCTCTTTCTGTGTCTGAATGTGGTGTCACCTGGATATTGAGGCCAGGATCATCCGCCGGTCTTTATTCCTTTTCCAGGATCTTCATCAGGTCCTTTTCAAGAGATTCTTCGGGAGTCTCGACGATTCTGCCGATCTCTTTGCCGCCCCGGTATATGATGATGGTTGCGACCCTTTCGACATCGTAATAGTCCTTCAGCCTTTCTGACCATGTCAGGACTCTTGCCGGTACTCGCAGGTCGGTCGAGAAACGGGAGCTTCCCACTGCATACATCCTGATTTCCGAAACGGGATAATCGACCGTTTCCAGGAGCTTCCAGAGTCTCGGTATCTCTCTCTGTGAGTCGGAGCACCATGTACCGAGGACACAGGTGATCTCGACACCATAGATCTCCTCTTCGATGGCGGAAAGTGTCTCAGGGTCAGGAGTATAGTCGAAGAATTCGTCATCCCATCCTGCGATAGTGTTAGTAATATCCTCTCTTGTCACCTCTCCCAGCAGTGCCCGGTAGTCTTCCTTAAGTAAGACTTCGTGCAGCCCATGGTAAGCGGGAAGGCTTTTCTTTGGAGGATCTATAGCGGGATACATCTCGTCCCACCACTCGGGCTGATCCTTGAGGTACTTGTCGAACCAGGCGATCTGAGCGTCAGACCATGATATTCTCTTTTTGTAATCGATGATAAAATGGTTCTGTCCCTCATATTTGATATATTCGACATCCTTGCCCAGGATCTTCAATGCAGTATACATCTGCTCGCTTTCGCCCGGTGGAACGTTGGTGTCCGCTGCCCCGTGCAGAAGCAGAAGGGGGGTGACGATCTTGTCAGCCGCAAAGAGGGGGCTCTGGTCGACATAGATATCAGGCCTGTTCCATGGGTAACTTTCTGCTGCCGATACAGCGTTATAAGCATATCCCCAATATCCTTCTCCCCAGTAGCTTCCGATCATGCTTATGCCTGCATGGGATACTGCTGCAGCGAAGATATCGGTCTGTGTTATCACCAGCTGTGTCATGAAGCCCCCGAATGACGCGCCTTCGCATCCTACCCTGTATGGATTTACAAATGGATGGGCATCGAGGAATTTTCCTACTCCGGAGATGATCTCCTCTGAGGTCACTTTCCCCCAGTCGTTGACATGCGCGGTGGAGAATTCCTGTCCGAATCCGGTCGCGCCACTTGGCTGGAGTACGTACACGATGAAATCTTTGGCGGCCCAGAGGTTGAACGGGTATCTGCCGGCGAAACGCCTGTCGACAGGCGAAGTCCCTGCGTAATAATAGACGATGCATGGATAGAGGCGAGTTGAATCGAAATCGGGAGGATAGTGGATCCTTCCAATGATCGTAGTCCCGGATTCGGTAACGAAG comes from the Candidatus Latescibacterota bacterium genome and includes:
- a CDS encoding MFS transporter produces the protein MEAQEETQRPWWRWLILLMISMVLFGSYYVYDAVTPINDYIQQSMDIDNSQYGLLFTLYSLPNLFFLVVFAGVLLDRLGIKKAGILYAGLCVLGSLVTSVAADKSFVWMLVGRGIFGFGSEAAILVVNKVIARWFRGKELSLAFGLNITVCRMGTFLAMGTSAMIRNSLGSWTWSVWAGTAVMFVTFLLFLVYLAMDKKGVSAGEDSEEQVGMMKILKEVRNFGPSFWLVSLLCVTFYSAMFPFLSHAPRLLQKQFSMSATQAGWYTAMASGSTMIFTPIFGFLVDKFGKRGTLMMLGSLLLFPAHLLLGLTNIHPAVPFIILGISFSLVPAALWPAVPILVKENYLGTAYGMIGWIQNAGLTLFPWLAGIVVDRNGYFPMQIMFASLGFVGLISAFILLKTDKRLGTGLQLPSREAQA